The sequence TTTTGCAGACATTTAAGCGTATGTTTGTGAAGATGTGTAGCACTGTTTGACAGTGAGGTCTGCAGGCCACTGTGATAGACCACAATTACAAACACGAAGAAAACAATCAAATACTTCTAAACCTCTCACAAACCCcaaaagaaaatattatcaatgtttattttttcttaattcACAGTAAATCTTTGTGCgtaatgtgtaaaatttgaGTTAGCGCTCTCCTGTGATTGACAAAGCAAACTAATGTATTGTCAAGCAAAAGATATGTGTACCTAAACTGCATCTTATACGTATTACGAAAGTGCAAGAGCTAAACAGATTGATGACCAAAGCAACTTAGTTAATATAACAATTTATAAAACAACTTTTCTGAACCGCCAGTGTTTTTGATTTTGCCTTTGCTAGGCCTTTGTAAGAGAAACTATCTGCAGATGTCTTTCCCAGAATGCTGCAGGATTCCATTTGCTCAATCACTTGGCAACAAGATTTGGCTTCAGCTGAGAGGTTTTCAGGCCAGCTGGCTGTAAAGTTCAATGTTCTTGCCGATAACACTGTAAGCCAGAGAGAAGAGACGTGTGCGGGGTGAGCAAGGTTATCCCAGCAGAACTCTTTGAAGGCGATCGGCGGGCACGCTGTTGTCATCATCCGAGTCAGCATCGCTCTGAGGGTTGGAGCTGCAGGGAGAGGTGCATTCTGGGGAGCACAGGTAGTGCATCAAGGGCAGGCGATACTTTCCGCAGAAATCCACAAACTTGATGTGACGAACACACGAGTCGAAGTAAACGCCTGGGAATGAGGTGGTGAGATATACTGTGGTTAGAAAACAATTTTACATTGCCTAAAAAGATCCAAtatgatttaaagggatagttctgtcatcaattactctcatgtccttccaaacctCCTTTTGTTCACAAATGAAGATACTTTTTAAGGCATGACACCACAGGTGAATTGAGTAAACATTTTAACTAACAGATTTCACCATACTTTCCCCATTTGAATTATCACAGTACATTACGACAATTGTTTTGtaagttttctgaaatgttttgattAAATATGACAATGATCCATTATTTAACCCTTTCAATTATTGCGATAGCAATTACGTTTGTTCCCGTTTGACCAGCAGATGGAGAAGAACTTCATACAAGTTGAAAATTGCACGACTTTGTTATCAGAACAGTAGGACATGATTCCATCAAAGATCTGGTGGAGGTACAACTCTGTGGAAACCCAACCCAACTATGTAGAAAGTACTCCCCCCATTCTATCAGAGTACATCAATTTACCCCTATGAGCTGATAATTCTGATTATGTTCAAAATGGACACATTTCTACTGTAGCTCTCCTCTCTAAGAAAACCTCAGACTGAAATCTACATTGATCTACTGATGTTTTCAGATATGGAAAAAAACTAATCAGATGTTTTCAATCTCATCTGAAATGAGCAGCGTTGTTGGTAACGCaatacaagtaacatgcattacataatcagattacttttttgatgaaacgagtaaagcattacaagtaaaatgcattacacaatcagattacttttttgatgttatAAGTAAAGTAAGGCATTACAAGTGatatgcattacataatcagattacttttttgatgttacgagtaaaagcattacaagtaacatccattacataatcagattactttttttgatGTTACAAGTAAGGCATTACAAAtgacatgcattatgtaatcagattacttttttggtgTTACAAGTAAATTAaggcattacaagtaacatcaattacataatcagattacttttttgatgttatAAGTAAAGTAAGGCATTACAAGTGatatgcattacataatcagattacttttttgatgttacgagtaaaagcattacaagtaacatccattacataatcagattactttttttgatGTTACAAGTAAGGCATTACAAAtgacatgcattatgtaatcagattacttttttggtgTTACAAGTAAATTAaggcattacaagtaacatcaattacataatcagattacttttttgatgttatGAGTAAAGGCATTACAACTAACATCAATTAcacaatcagattacttttttgatgttatAAGTAAAGTAAGGCATTACAAGTGatatgcattacataatcaaattacttttttatgttaCAAGTAAGGCATTATAAATgacatgcattacataatcagattacttttttgatgttatgagtaaaagcattacaagtaacatccATTAcacaatcagattacttttttgatgttatAAGTAAAGTAAGTCATTACAAGTgacatgcattacataatcagattacttttttgaagtTACGAGTAAAGGCATTACAACTAACAtcaattacataatcagattacttttttgatgttacaagtaaaggcattacaagtaacatccattacataatcagattacttttttgaagtTACGAGTAAAGGCATTACAACTAACAtcaattacataatcagattacttttttgatgttacaagtaaaggcattacaagtaacatccattacataatcagattacttttttaatgttatgagtaaagtaaagcattacaagtaGCGTGAATTACATAACGTGAATTGATGCACTAGTGTCCAATGCAGTGGTTGTTCAAAACCCATGTATAGGCAAGATATGGCTTTTCAAATAGCTATCAACTGTAGTGACCTCTATATGTGAAAGGGTTAATTAAATATGctctaatttgcatacatttctagaACAGATTCTatcaaagaataaaaataataaaaaaaatagcaagatgctttatatatatatatatatatatatatatatatttatatatatatatatatatatatatatatatatatatatatatatatatatatatatatatatatttatatagtgtATAAAATagcccaaaatctcaaaattgaccagtgcctgaaaaaacaaatgttttgcctgtatgaataaaagcctaaattaaatctgattATCATTCAAAGGGATTCGGCTCTGTgcaattcatatgaattactttttttttaatgatcttTATTGACTTTTTGAAGGTTGCATGGACAATGGAGGAAcaaaaatgatgaaagaatattaaaaattcttcatttgtgttctgaagatgaatgaaagtcatacaggtttggaacaacatgaaagtgagtaaatgatgacagaatgagtGCACATTCTTCTATATACATGACTTTCATTGATTGTGAACTCTCTAGACATTTTTAACTTATATCTATATCTAACTTGTCTTTATATCATTTTTCTTCTCCCACCTGCACACTTGGGGTTGGGGCACTTGCTGGCCATGTCTAGGTAGTTGACTAGATGACTTGGGAGGTCTTTATATGAGTACAGAAGGTTCTTGCTTTTGACGGTGCGGCCAGCCAGCTCCAGCAGTGACGGGGGGTCATAAGTCATGTCCTTGACGAAGCGTACGACCAAAGGATTTCCACGGAGACTGAGCTCCTGAAGTTGTACCAGGCTCAGGATCTCTCTCGGAAGATACGTCAGCAAGTTATTATGCAGACTAAGAGAGCGCAGGGAATGGAGCCTGTGAGAGTGAAAGGAAAAGCGAGACcggcaaaaacatttttaatactcATTTTATGATTACTACTagtatactactgtaatatacACTCACTGGCCATTTATTTAGGTAAACCTGTTCAACTGCTCGTTAACACAAATATCTAATCAGtcaatcacatggcagcaactcaatgcatttaggcatgtagacatGGTCAAGATGATCTGCAGAAGTTCAAAATGAGGATCAGAATAgagaagaaaggtgatttaagtgactttgaacatggcatggttgttggtgccagatgGGCTGGTCTAAGTATTTCAGAAACAACTGATCTACTGGGAATTTCATGCACAAtcatctctagggtttacagagaatggtcagAAATTGGATAATATCCAGTGAGAAGCAGTTCTTTGGCTGAAAATGTCTcgccagaggtcagaggagaatggccagactggttcgagctgatagaaaggcaacagtaactcaaataactACTTGTTATAATGAGGCCTGCAGAAGAGCATCAATATagtattataaaaatgttaacatctGTTGAGTCTTGATTTCTGCTGCAAAATTCATATGGAAGGGTCAGAATTTGGCATAAACatcatgaaagcatggatccatctTGCCTTGTATCAATGATTTAGGCTGCTGCTGGTGCTGTAATGGTGTGAGGgatattttcccttactttggGCCCCTTAGTACCAATTGAGCATCATTTAAATGCCACAACCTccctgagtattgttgctgaccatgcCCATCCCTTTATGAACAGACAATTAAAGGCCccgtatacttcaaacgaaatcgaagaacgaactgatgtgacgtcatttcgaacaaaataaggccaaaacgaagttcgttttgtgttctttttggaagttcgaaacggcttgccaaagcgaactttcaggaaaagtgaacacactggatagtcgctttatagtacaaaatgaagtgcTTCTGATAAAATGAGGCACTGACacagtttttcatgtttgatactgtaaagctgcttgattttatgCAATCTAataaataaagtgctatatgaagacgtgacgtgatggagtgctaatttgcagagcttgtgctaacatacccatgttgttatgatcagatacttttcttatgcttaataataaatgcttgctgttttctcatttttgttgtgtttattttgttactgagaagaaagtgcacggcacatatttacatattcatataacCGTcgatctcagcagtgtgggcggcgtcagatATTCGTTAACAGTGTATCGCTGGTCATGCattttcgaacttcgttttacccctaaacgaagaacgaaaaagaactttgtttgaagtataccggagcCTTAAGGCTGTTCTGAAGGCAAAAAGAACTCCAACCTGGTACTAGCAAGGTGTACCCAATAAAGTGGCCCGTTagtgtatataataatataattgtgGTACAATATACCAGTAGAATAATAAtggtaataatgtttttttttttttttttgtcatatccaattatgttttctttatgatatattaatataataataaaaaaataataaaatctgcACAAGCATTGTTAGCAAGCATTTGCATTGCACATCTAAGACTTACCTGTTGAGTGTAGGTGGGACACTCTGGATGCGATTATCACACAGAACTAGGTAAGTGAGGCAGGGCAAGTTAGCTAGTTCAGCAGGGATGGAGGAGATCTGGTTACCACCCAGATACAACAGCTCTAagctagagagagagaaagaacggTTGTGAAGCAAAAATCGATGTCAAAATGGTGACAAAGTGACTAAGAACTTAGTAATACATGGCAGTTTGTTATTGGAATCTGGCATGGGAAAATAAAGTGATGCAGGTGAAACAGACACTCTAGAAccctaaaaacataaaattatttcATCCAGTTGAATAGGATGAAtccttttttctttatttcatcAATACTAGGAAATCAAGAGAATGCACATTAAGGCAACTTTTTGAATCCAAGGCCTCCCTTTATCTAATACAAATTTGAATGCTCTCCTATCTAAACTATTTATGTACCTCTGGTATTTCtgttgtaatgaaaaaaaaaaaaaacttattttaatgtttctttagcatttTAATTAAGATTAGGTTAATAtaacttaatttaaattatttgaaaactTGTAAGTTTGGCCCCCTGGAAGTTTTCTGATGCCCTCTAGTGGGGCCCAACTCCCTGCATTAAAGTATATTGAAAAGCAACAGGAAGTCTTCACTGAGCAAACACAGACGTGCGAGAGAAAAAAATAGATCACAGTAAACATGCAAAGTTTGGTTATGAGGAAATCACCCTAACTTCAGCTGTTCTAAGATCAATGTTATACAGATCAATGTTTCATGATAACGAAGATATTCAGCAAACATCCCTTTTGTTGCATAACAAACACTTGTGTCCTGCACACACATCCAGTGCTTCATGGGATGACtagtttaaaggaatagttcacccaaaagtgagaattctgtcaacatttactcaccctcaagctgttctaaacctgtatgaatttctgtcttctgctgaacacaaagatattttgaagaatgtcggtaaccaaacaattgatgggccccactgacccccatactatggaagtcaatggggcccatcaaaaGTTCAGTTACCGTCAGTCTTCAAAATATCCCTATTTGGAACACAGTCTTGTACCTTGGTCTATTTGCCTTGAAttaaagtttgtaatgttgtgattcatCTCAGAGCCAGCTCATTTAGTtcaaggccctgatatacttcaataaaactgaaaaacaagATGGTGTGACTTAATTTAGAACAAAATCGGGTGAAAATATAGTTCTAGACATGAAAGAGTATAAAAATTTAATATAACGATTATAGTGTATAAATTGATTACGGATTTTAAAATGTGCTGTGTTCACAAATTCAGTCAGATTTTTGCATTGGTCTGAACGAAAATGGCAGAcagaatgaatgaaaatgtaactccactctctgacagtaggtggcga is a genomic window of Chanodichthys erythropterus isolate Z2021 chromosome 14, ASM2448905v1, whole genome shotgun sequence containing:
- the lrrc58b gene encoding leucine-rich repeat-containing protein 58, giving the protein MEGFEGASSAESVLDLSRMNLNNQSLDTVSEKRRKDTKQLYLCYNRMTVLPESICLFSNLEFLDISNNTLSVICEDITRLTKLRTLIAKNNRLNEFSLPKQFGSLQLEMLNLSGNRFEEVPSQCLQLLRLQSLSLGGNRLKSIPAEIESLTSLELLYLGGNQISSIPAELANLPCLTYLVLCDNRIQSVPPTLNRLHSLRSLSLHNNLLTYLPREILSLVQLQELSLRGNPLVVRFVKDMTYDPPSLLELAGRTVKSKNLLYSYKDLPSHLVNYLDMASKCPNPKCAGVYFDSCVRHIKFVDFCGKYRLPLMHYLCSPECTSPCSSNPQSDADSDDDNSVPADRLQRVLLG